CCTGCTCTACCCGGATGCGGATATTCCCGTAATTGCCTTGTCTGTGAATCGCTATCTTACAGGTGAGCAGCAATATCAGGTCGGACAGGCACTCGCTTCCTTGCGTGAGCAAGATATTCTCGTCATTGGTAGCGGCGGAACCGTTCATAATCTGCGTCGATTGAACTGGGAAAGTAACGGCGTTGACCCGTGGGCATCAGAGTTCGACAACTGGCTGCATGATAAGCTGGTGAGTTGGGATACGGAGTCTCTCTTCTCCTATGATAAACTGGCACCTTCAGCTCAAGCGGCCGTGCCTACCCCGGAGCATTTTGTACCGCTGTTGCTCGCCATGGGCGCAGGTGATCAAAATAAGCGGGCCTCGCTTCTGTTCAAAGCCTATCAGTATGGCAACCTGAGCTTGTCCTGTTGGAAGTTTGATTAAAGAGGACGATGTGAAAGGTTAGTTTCACTTATATAGTAGATAAAATAAGTAAGCATGGTTTACAGAGATTGCCCCTGTAAACCATGCTTATTTGTTGTTGATGGTTGTACATCATTGATTGGAATGGAGCCAGGTGTGCTGAGTATGCAATAACCACCTTAGAATAATGAGACCATTGTAGTATGTAAGCAAGGACTCCGGTTTCTTGTGTGCTTTTTCGGATTATAACTATAATATGAGGTGAAATCAGGCACAGTTTGCTCGCATAACACTCATCATATTATCTGAATAGTTCATAGGAGGGAATTGCATGTCAGAACAGCGTATATATGAATTGATGGATGAACTGGATATGTTGCTGGAGGAGAAGGTACAAGATGAGGAAAACCGGGAGCTCTTGGAGGCATATCGCCAGTTTGAAGGTGTGACAGATGAGCAGCTCGATGCATTCGAGCGGGAACATGGCATTCGTTTACCTGCTGATTTTCGTGCGTTTTATAAACGTAAAGATGGGAGCGGTTATGGCTTTCACGTCTTGTATCCAAGCCTTGAGGAAGGACGGGAAACTGAGCCATTTTATCTATTGTCCTTGGAAAGGATTCAAAAGGGGCAATCCACGCTGGTGGAGAACCGCATGGATGATTATTTTACCGAAGAAGAGATCGGAGAACTTGATTCCCGGATCAAACCCTACCTTTTTCAGAAAAAATGGGTTACGTTTGGCATGCTTGGAGGTGGATCACTGTATCTGATGTTCGACTTTGATCCGACAGAAGAAGGTTCATACGGGCAGATTATTATGTACATACATGATCCGGATTTTGTATATTACGTGGCTGGGACATTTACGGAACTGTTGGAACAGTCCAATCGGAATTTACGTGCCTTGGAGGCCATTGAGTACTAAGACGCACATATGATATGACCTTTTTTGCATAATGCTGGGATATGTCAAAGCGGTTATAATAACATTTAGTGGAAATGCACAACCTATGTAGATGAGGACTACCTTTTCTACACATTACATTGATCTGGGAGGAACATACGAAGTGGCTGAACAACCAAAGTCTGAGAGCTTTATGTCTCTCGTCAAAAAGGGGAACACCTCCTCCGCCGTTGCGATGGCAGGTAATGCTGTACTTGCTGTATGCAAAGGGGGAGCTTTCCTATTCAGTGGCAGTGGTGCCATGTTCGCTTCGGCGATGCATTCACTCGCTGATGCCATTAACCAAGGGTTTGTCTTTGTCGGAAGTGTGTTGTCCGAGAAAAAACCTACACGCCGCTTCCCAACCGGATTCGGACGGGTCATTAACATTTTCTGTATGATCGCTGTTATTGTTGTGACGATTATGGCCTATGAGACCATTCATGAGGGGATTCACCTGCTCCAGCATCCTGCCGGTCATTCCGGGGGACTCTGGATTAATATCGGTGTGCTCGTCTTAAACATTCTGATTGATGGGGCCATTCTGATCAAAGCCATGAAGGAAATCTTAAAAGAAGCACGGGCGCCCAAAGCCGCCGGATTTGCCTTGGTCCCTGCTGCCATCAAAAATGTAGGCCGTGCCGCGCCGCCAACCCGTCTCGTATTTTACGAAGATGTTGTCGCTGTACTGGGTGCCACGCTCGCGTTAATCTCTGTCGTGGTTATTGCCTTGACCAATTTTGCATTGCTTGATGGTATCGTAACCACGATTATTGGATGTCTGATGATCGCTGTAGCCTTCCGTGTCGGTTACGATAATATGATTGGATTAATCGGGGTAGCGGCTCCGCAGGATATTGAGGATAAAGTATCCCAGACCATTCTGGCAGATACACACGTTGCCGATATTCAGATGATGCGTATCATTCAGGAAGGCCGTTATTATCATGTGGAAGGTCTGATTGAGTTGACCAAAGGACTCAGCCTGGCGGATGCGGATGACATCAAGTTCCGGATTCAGGAGAAACTGATGACGAACCCCGACATCGCAGATGCAGCCATCTCCATCATTGAGGATGACGGTGTGAACAGCTGGGGCAAGAAACATTCGGATGTGGTGAAATAACAGGCTACGTTCAGGATAAAAAGAATGATAGAACCCACTCTTCAACAGAGTGGGTTTTTAGTATGTTCAACGATGGGCTCATCTTCAGAAAGATAAAAAGATAATTTCCCTGAAATGCCTACCTAGACTTTGGTCTAGGTTGACTTTAACTCCAAAGACCGAGGATCAACTTTTCCACTTCATGGTATGCTGTGAGTAACGAAAGTAATTGCTCTACATACGACCGTTCGGAAATTGATCTTGTATTGAGAAGGAGAGATATTATGGCTAAACGTACGATCCTTGCGCCTGTTCTCATTTTGCTGGGCGTGTACCTGATTCTGAACCAGGGAGGTTCACTCGGTCCGGGTACGATCTTTGCGACCTTCTGGCCCACGTTATTCGTGATTCCACTCGGGCTGTTCTTCCACTGGCTGTACTTCTCCATGATTGGCAGAGGGGTTGGACTGCTGGTTCCCGGTGGATTGTTGCTCACTGTTGGTATTGTCTGTCAGATCGCTATGCTGTTTAACAACTGGGGTACGATGTGGCCGGGCTTCATTCTGGCTGTAGCTGTGGGTTTGTTTGAATTGTATTGGTTCGGTGGTCGGAACAAATGGTTGCTAATTCCCATCAACATTCTGACGGTTATATCGTTGCTGTTCTTCGCTGTGATGTCGATTGGCACGATGCTGAGCAGTTTGAGCTTTATCCAGCCTTTCGTGGCGATTGTGCTGATTATGGGTGGGGCATGGATCATGGTGGGTCGCAAAAAGCGCATGTAGCCCTTTATTCGTTTCCACTTGATCACTGCGGTGACAGAACAACTTCGGATCGCTGTTATCCCCGGATTTTTTTGATTCCCCCTTTACAATGGGAAAATCCGGTGATAAAGGCGAACGCTCCGCTTCCTTCGTTTGTTCTGTCCCCTCCGTTAACGTGTGCACGAAAAAACATAACCTACGCTTTTGCTCTGAAGTAGGTAATAAAAAAAGGGTAGCTGTTCGTCATTCAAATGAAATGACGAGCAGCTACCCTTTTTGTCTTTTTTTCAGAATCTAACGAACTTCACACACGTTATTCGCGATTATTTACAGGTATTTGATTTTTAACGAATCAGAGAGACGTTATTCTGTGTGGATAGCGGCATATTACCGCTTAAAGCGCATTATATGAAATAATAACGCTCATCTACTGAAATCAACACCACGATGCATCTTACTCCAAAACATCTTATTTGCTATGCATTTTAAACTCCAGGAACAGGTCGTTATAATGCGAGAGCATTTTTTTGCCCAGATTATCGTAGACCTCCAGCTTGCCTGTCAGTGTCTCGTCTGGATAGAAGCGCTCATCCTCGGAGATGTCCTCTGGCAGTAACTTCAGTGCCTCAGCGTTTGGTGTGGAATACCCGACATACTCCGCATTGCGAGCGGCATGTTCCGGGTCCAGCATGAAGTTGATAAATTGGTGTGCCCCTTCAATATTACTCGCCGTCTTCGGAATAACCATGTTATCAAACCAAAGGTTCGAGCCTTCTTCCGGCACCATATAATCCAACTTATCGTTCTCATCCATAATCTCCGACGCATCCCCGGACCATACAAGTCCAACTGCCGCTTCCTCGTTCGCAAGCAGCATCTTGATCTCGTCTCCGACAATTGCTCTGACGTTTGGTGTCAATGTAGACAGCTTCTTCAGCGCTTCTTGCAAATGGTCTTCGTTGGTATCGTTCAGGGAATACCCGAGACTGTTCAATCCCATGCCAATGACTTCGCGTGCGCCATCAAGGAGCAGGATTTGATTTTTCAGACGCGGGTCCCACAGGTCGTTCCAGCTATCAAATGTCAACCCATCCACCAGTTCGGGATTGTATACAATTCCCACCGTTCCCCAGAAATAAGGGATGGAGTACTTGTTGCCTTCATCAAAGGACAAGTCCATGAACCGCGGATCGATGTTGTCCAGATGGGTTAATTTGCTATGATCGAGTGGCACGAGCAGGTCTTCTTCTTTCATTTTGCTAATCGCATATTCGGAAGGAATCGCTACATCAAACGTAGTACCGCCCTGCTCAATCTTAGTCAGCATCGCTTCATTGGAGTCAAACGTCTGATAGATGACCTTAATACCTGTCTCATCCTCAAACTCCTTGAGCAGATCAGGGTCGATATAATCGCCCCAGTTATAGATAGTCAGTGTGTTGCCGCCAGAATACCCCTGACTCTTGTTCAGATACGAAGCCAGGATCATAAGAGCAAAGGCGGCCACAAAAACAAGCGCAAATGTCCGTACCAGTTGCTTCATGGACGCAGCCCCTTTCCTCCGGGTGGTATCCGTGTTGCACGGCGGTTAATGAAGTAATATCCGACCACCAGCAGCACCGTGAGCAGGAATAACAGGGTAGACAAAGCATTGATGGACAACGAAACACCCTGCCTTGCTCTGGAGTATATCTCTACCGAGAGCGTGGAGTATCCATTACCTGTGACAAAGAATGTTACTGCAAAATCATCGAGCGAGTACGTCAACGCCATGAAGAATCCGGCAAAAATACCTGGTTTCACGTATGGTAGCACCACACGCGTCAGAATCTGCCATGATCCAGCGCCCAGA
The window above is part of the Paenibacillus sp. 1781tsa1 genome. Proteins encoded here:
- a CDS encoding class III extradiol ring-cleavage dioxygenase gives rise to the protein MMPSLFIAHGAPSLALEENAYTEFLQKLGQELPKPKAIVLFSAHWESTTQLVSSVANYETIYDFGGFQPELYQIKYPAQGQAETTAEVERLLAEAGIPVQTDDVRGLDHGAWVVLRLLYPDADIPVIALSVNRYLTGEQQYQVGQALASLREQDILVIGSGGTVHNLRRLNWESNGVDPWASEFDNWLHDKLVSWDTESLFSYDKLAPSAQAAVPTPEHFVPLLLAMGAGDQNKRASLLFKAYQYGNLSLSCWKFD
- a CDS encoding SMI1/KNR4 family protein, encoding MSEQRIYELMDELDMLLEEKVQDEENRELLEAYRQFEGVTDEQLDAFEREHGIRLPADFRAFYKRKDGSGYGFHVLYPSLEEGRETEPFYLLSLERIQKGQSTLVENRMDDYFTEEEIGELDSRIKPYLFQKKWVTFGMLGGGSLYLMFDFDPTEEGSYGQIIMYIHDPDFVYYVAGTFTELLEQSNRNLRALEAIEY
- a CDS encoding cation diffusion facilitator family transporter, whose translation is MAEQPKSESFMSLVKKGNTSSAVAMAGNAVLAVCKGGAFLFSGSGAMFASAMHSLADAINQGFVFVGSVLSEKKPTRRFPTGFGRVINIFCMIAVIVVTIMAYETIHEGIHLLQHPAGHSGGLWINIGVLVLNILIDGAILIKAMKEILKEARAPKAAGFALVPAAIKNVGRAAPPTRLVFYEDVVAVLGATLALISVVVIALTNFALLDGIVTTIIGCLMIAVAFRVGYDNMIGLIGVAAPQDIEDKVSQTILADTHVADIQMMRIIQEGRYYHVEGLIELTKGLSLADADDIKFRIQEKLMTNPDIADAAISIIEDDGVNSWGKKHSDVVK
- a CDS encoding PotD/PotF family extracellular solute-binding protein, with product MKQLVRTFALVFVAAFALMILASYLNKSQGYSGGNTLTIYNWGDYIDPDLLKEFEDETGIKVIYQTFDSNEAMLTKIEQGGTTFDVAIPSEYAISKMKEEDLLVPLDHSKLTHLDNIDPRFMDLSFDEGNKYSIPYFWGTVGIVYNPELVDGLTFDSWNDLWDPRLKNQILLLDGAREVIGMGLNSLGYSLNDTNEDHLQEALKKLSTLTPNVRAIVGDEIKMLLANEEAAVGLVWSGDASEIMDENDKLDYMVPEEGSNLWFDNMVIPKTASNIEGAHQFINFMLDPEHAARNAEYVGYSTPNAEALKLLPEDISEDERFYPDETLTGKLEVYDNLGKKMLSHYNDLFLEFKMHSK